From candidate division WOR-3 bacterium:
ATTGCGTTCACAATCATTTCATTTTCACCGAATTTACGGGCGAGTTCGGCTCCGGCGCGGGCGTGAGAACCTTCGACGTTTCCGTCAGCCACTTTACCCAGATCGTGCAGCAGACCGGCTCGTTTCGCTATCATCGGGTCAAGTCCCAATTCCTGCGCAAGCAGCGCCGAAAGATTAGCGACCTCTTTTGAGTGCTGGAGTAGATTCTGACCATAACTCGTTCGATACTTCATCTTACCGAGATACTTTATTATTTCCGGAACAAAACCGATAATGCCCATTTCCAGGGTCACTTCTTCACCAGTGCTCTTGATTACATTGTTTATTTCATTACGTGCATCTTTAATCACCTCTTCGATACGTGTGGGGTGGATTCTACCGTCGGAGATCAACTTTTCCATTGCAAGACGAGCCACTTCACGACGTATCGGGTCGAAGCAGGAGAGTGAAATCGTTTCAGGCGTATCATCGATGATGACTTCAACACCGGTGAGATTTTCAAACGCCCGTATGTTCCGTCCTTCCCGACCGATGATTCTTCCTTTCATTTCATCGGAAGGAATGGGCACGACCGATATTGTGGTTTCGGCGGTATGGGAAGTGGCACAGCGCTGGATCACCTGGAGGATGATCTCCCGGGCAGTGGCTTCGGCTTTTTCTTTCGCTTCTTCTCTGATTTGATTTATCAAAGCTGCTGCCTCGTGCCGTGCTTCCGCTTCAAGATTCTTCATCAACGCCTTCTTGGCTTCTTCTTTTGAGAGCGTGGCGATTTTCTGAAGCGCTTCATTCTGTTCCTTGATCATCTGGTCAAGCCGCTCTGACTTTGCATGTATTATCCGTTCTTTATTTTGAAGATTGTGCTCTTTTGTAAGAAGCTCTTTTTCCTTGTCCACGATCAGATGTTCTCTTCTTTCTAAAACCATCTCCTTCTCCACGAGCCGTTTCTCTGCTTTTTCAATCTCTTTTCTACGGGATGCGGTTTCTTTTTCGAACTTCAGCTTTTCCTGATACCACTGTTCTTTGGCGGTTATTTCAGAAGATTTACGATATGTCTCGGCTTCTTTTTTTGCTTCCTCGATTATTTTTGCGGCTTCCAGGGAAGCGTGAGCCAATTTTGCTTTACCGAATCTCAGGTAAAAATAGATGATTAACGTAGCGGCAACTATTACAATGCCGATACCGATTAAAATTCCGATAGTCATAAAAACTCCTTTTTGTAAACGCCCCCGCCGGTGCCGTGTGGGCATAAGTCTCTGAACCCAGGTTTAAGGTGGGCGCCTGTCAGCTATAAGAAAATCCTTATAACTGAACTGAGCTCCCTACAGATGGGTGTTGGCTCAAGACTAAGTACCCATCACGAGCACGGCAGAGACGAATTAAGGAACTGCTTCATCCAATTTAAGGATTAGAGATCTAATCCTCTCTTCCATTTCAGCGATTTTTTTCTTGTGCTGACTTTCGCGGCGTTGATAGTCGTCAACCAGATTCAAACAGGCAAGTACCGCTATTTTTGTAGTCGACGGCAGAGGAAATTCTCTATGTATTTCCTTCATCTTCGCATCGACGATCTCAGCAACTTCCTTTATTCGCTCAGGATCTAAATCGTCGGAAATGACCCGATAGTCATTTCCGAAGATGGTTACAACAACTTCGTTCTTTTTCAAATTAGACCTCACTACTGCTCGTTAAAAAATTTTTAAATGAGCAGTTTATCAATTTTTTCAATCAAACCCTCAATCTTTTCCTGTACTTCTTTATCTCTTTCCTTAAGACGGGCGTTTTCATCTTCTGCTTCTTCAACCCGCTGCTTAAGTTCGCTAATTAACAAAATCAGTTTATTGACTTTCTCTTCGAGTTTATTTAATTCGTCCAAACTTACTCCTTTTTCCTTAGTTTAGCATCGACTTTTTTTGATAATTTTTCTTCAATGCGTTTGACAAAAGCGTCCACTTCAGAATCGGTAAGGGTTCGATCTGGAGATCTGAAATAGAGACGAAAACCAAGATTTTTTTTGTCCGCCGGAAGATTTTTCCCTTTATAGTAATCGAAAAGAATGACTTTTTCCAGAATCGGGCCTCCGACTTCAGTAATCATTTCAATGAGACGGGGTACTTCGACCCCGATATCGACCAGAAAGGAAAGGTCCCTTGTGTTTGCAGGATATTTCGCCGGTGGGATGTAATAGGTTTCAGTAATCAATTTCAGGATTTTTTCGAGGTGCAGTTCAGCGTAATAGTAAGGCGATTTACAGAGAGTGCTTTCAATGCATCCGACAAATCCCAGTTCTTTCCCGGCTAACTGGACAGCCGCCGCCTGACTGAATCCTCTTTTCGTCACTTCGGTGAATTGGATTTCTTTTATGTGGAGGAGTTTGAAGATGCTTTCAACGATACCTTTGGCATCGTAGTAGTCGATGACTTCACCTCTTTTATTCCAGAAATCAGGATATTGTTCACCGCCGACGATCAGTCCCAATCTCCTTTCCTGGAATGGATCTTCAGGAAGCAGGATGTTTCCTATTTCGAAGAATCGTAAGGACCTGTTTCCTTTTGAGAGATTATAATTTACACAGTCCAAAAGACCGAAAAAGAGCGTCGGCCGCAGGGCGTCGAAACGCTCGTTCAAAGGATTTTTTATTGTTACGAATTTATCAAAGCCAGATTTTAAGAGTCTTGAACTGGCTGTTAATGAAAGGGTATAGGCTTCACTATATCCCTGTCCCAGAAGGTAGTTCTTTACGTTGTTTTCATACATACGCATTCTGTCTATTTTGACACGCCCTCCCCATCTTTGAGGCATTGTTTCGGGAATCTTCATGTAACCGAAAACCCTTGCAACTTCTTCATAAATATCTTCTTCAATGCGTAAGTCACGCCGATAGTGCGGTATTCGGGCGAGGAGTTTTCCTCTGCCGCTGACCTGAATATCAATTTTCTTTAGTAATGATTTCACCTGATCAGAGGTAAGAGCCAGAGAAAGTATTTTGTTTAATCGGTCGAGGGAGAATTTAATCCTCACTGCTTTGCCTTTTTCACCCTCACCGAGAAACTCCTGTTCTTTTGCAGAAGCATATCTTTTGAACAGTTCACCACTCCGTAAAGAGGCTTTATCCACCGCCGAGATGTCGGCTCCACGCTCAAAGCGTATAGAGGCTTCTGTTATCAGACCCAGCCGTCGTGAGGTGTGTGCGATGTACTTGGGGTCAAAATAGGCGCTTTCGAGGAGAACCCGTTTGGTGTTTTCGGTTATCTGCGCACATCGGGCACCGATGATTCCGGCAAGGGCGATGGGTCCATTATCATCGGCGATGATCAGATCATCCCTGGTAAGGGTTAATTTGGTTCCTTCCAAAGTCGTGAATTCTTCACCGGATTTCGCCTTTCTGATTATGATCCCGCCCTTTAACAGATCGAGGTCGAAAGGATGCAGGGGTTGGCCGGTTAAGAGCATTATAATATTTGTGATATCCACGATATTATTCACATGGCTCATTCCCATACAATGCAGACGCCATTTCATCCAGAATGGTGATTCCTTGACTTCGACATTGTTGAAGATCCTTGCAGTATATCTCGGGCATCCTGTCAGGTTTTTTATCTCTATTTTAAAAGAGCCTCTTCGGTTTGTCTGTTTTGAAGCATACAACAACCTGTCCGCCGCAGGACGTACCGCTTTATTGATATTCAATCCCACAGCCATTTCGCGCGCGATGCCCTCAACAGAAAGCCAATCCGGACGATTCGGCGTAGTGCTCATATCAAGTACTAAATCATCAAAAAAATCTTTAAATAACGCTCCTGGTTTTCCTCGTTCCAGGATAATGACACCGGTCGAGCTTTCAGCTAATCCCAGTTCTTGCTCGCTGATTAAAACTCCCTCGGATTTGACACCCTTAAAGTTTTTTTCTTTGATTGTCTGTTCATTGAATTTTATACCTGCAGGTCCGACGAGTACAAGATCGCCTTTTTTTACGTTTTTGGCGGCGGTGACGATTTGGAGTCTTTTATTCAATTTCACCTGCAGAATCGTTAAATTACCAAGGGTCGGATGAGGGGTAAGCCTCTCTATCCTTCCGATCCTTAAATCAGGAGGAGCAAGAGAGGTGACCTCTTCAACTTCCAATCCGAGATTCAGCGAGATGCGTTTCAGTCTCTCCACCTCTAATTTTTTGCCGAGTAATTCTTCAAGCCATTTGACTGTTATCAACATCAGAACTGCTCCAGAAATCTGATATCATTATTATAAAAAGCCCTGATATCATCAATCACATACTTGATCATCGCAACACGTTCTACGCCCATACCCAGGGCGTATCCGGAATATTTTTTCGGTGAAATCTTGACGTTTTTCAAAACCTGAGGATGGACCATACCACAACCCAGCATCTCGAGCCAGCCGCTGTATCCGCAGACCGAACAGCCGCTACCGCCACACACCGCACATCTTATCGCCAGTTCGCCTGATGGTTCGGTAAACGGAAAGAACGAGGGTCTGAGTTGATACTTTGTTTTAGGACCAAAGATGAATTTCACGAATTCACTTAAGATCCACTTCAATTCGCCGAAAGATACATCCCTGTCCACATATAACGCTTCAACCTGATGAAAGACAGGTGAATGGCTGGCGTCAAACGGGTCGTATCGGTAACACCTGCCCGGACAGATGATTTTTATGGGCGGTTTTTGTTTTTCCATGACCCTGATCTGAACAGGAGAGGTGTGGCTGCGCAGGAGAAGGTCTCCTTTTATGTAGAAACTTGAAAACATATCCCGTGCCGGATGGTCTTTGGGAATGTTGAGCGCCTCGAAGTTATACCAGTCATATTCGATTTCCGGACCAGTGGCGATACTGAACCCGAAGTTTGTGAAAAAAGTTACGATTTCACTGAAGATTTTCGATAAAGGATGTGCATAGCCCACAGGTGGTGTTCTTCCGGGCAAGAGCATTTCGAACTTCTTCCCGGATTCAGACGTGTACTTGCTAAGGCGGGTGTTCAATTCCTGGTTGAGTTCTTTCTTTAATTTATTGATTTCGTTGCCGTAGAGTTTTCTCTTTTCGACCGGAAGACGGACGATTTCCTTGAAAAGTCTGTTTACTTCACCTTTTCTTCCCAAAAATTTAATCCGTATCTCTTCAAGACTCTTTTTATCAGCCGCATCTTTTAATGCTTCCTGAATCTTCTTCTTTAATATGTTGAGTTTCTCTTCCATGCTATTTTTTTGATTCGGGCTGTTCCTCATTTCTGCACAGATCAACGAGGGCATTGAATTGTTCAGGATGTTCGTAAGCGAGTGCCGCGAGTGTTTTTCGGTCGAGTTCAATATTGAGCTTTTTCAGGGCGTGTATAAACTGGGAATATTTCATGTTTTGACTTCTTAACGCAGCATTGATTCTGGTTATCCACAATGCTCTGAACACACGTTTTTTTCGTTTCCGTTCTCGATAGGCTGAAAGCCATGCCTTCATGACCGCGACCCGGGCCGTCTTGTATAGCTTATGCCGGGCGCCCCAATAGCCCTTTGCCTGTTTCAGCCATTTTTTCCGTCTTTTTCTTGTAACTGGCACATTTTTTGTTCTGGGCATAATCTTGCTCCTTTATTAAAGTATAATCAATTTAAAAAATTTGTCAATTATGGTTAAACTAAACCTTTAAGTCTTTTTTTGTCGGCTTTGGACACCTTGGCTGCTTGACGAAGTCTCCTCTTTCTTTTCTTTGATTTAGAGGTAAGAAGATGCCCTTTACCGGCTTTTCTTCTTGTTATTACCCCACTCTTCCTCTTTTTTACTCTTTTCGCCCAGCCTCTTTTGGTTTTTTGTTTAGCCATTTATTATCTCCTTTTCTTTTCTGGAAGAAATGTGACGTGGATGATATTATGTTCCCGCTTGATCGGATTTTCCATCTTTCCTAATCCCTCAATATCCGTAGCGACTTTTTCCAGCACTTTGAAACCGAGGTCTGCATGCAGCATTTCTCTTCCTCTGAGTCGTAGAGTTACTTTCACTCGATCTCCGTCAGTGAGGAATTCCTTGATTTTCGCGAGTTTGACCTGATAGTCATGTTCACTTATCTTCAACGACATCCTCATTCCTCTGCCGGTTGTACGATGCTGATGTTTACGGGACGCCCGTTCCTGCCGCTTCTTTTCATACACGTATTTACCGAAATCCATTATTTTACACACCGGCGGATTGGCGTTCGGTGCGACTTCAACCAGGTCCAATTTTCGTTCGTTAGCCATACGCATCGCTTCTTTTATGTGGAATTCGCCAAGAACCTCTCCTTTTTCACTGATTAATTTTACTCTTTGTGCCCTGATGTGTCGATTTGCTCTCGGTAAATTTTTAATTTGCACCTCCTATTTCTTTTTTTATTAAATTAAAAAATTCCTTTAAGTTCATCTCTCCCAGGTTACCCTCACCCCTTTTTCGGACCGAGATGGTGTTATTCTCCACCTCTTTTTTACCGACCACGAGGATGTAGGGGATTTTTTGCAGTTCAGCTTCTCTTATTCGGTAATTTATTTTATCTGATTTTTCATTGAGCTCCACGCGGAGTTTTCTGCGTTCACATTTTTTATATATCTTTTCAGCGTACTTGTTCTGTTTATTGGTTATGGGCATGACCGAGACCTGAATCGGCGCCAGCCAGAGCGGAAAGGCACCTTTATAGTGTTCAATGAGACAGCCCATAAACCGTTCCAGGGAGCCGTAGATCGCCCGATGGATGGCGACGACTTCTTTATGTTGACCGTCCTTATCCATATACTCAATATGAAATCTCTTTGGTAGATTGAAGTCAAACTGGATGGTTGTCGCCTGCCACCTGCGGCCCAGTGCATCGAGCAGTTTGATATCTATCTTGGGTCCGTAAAAAACGGCTTCCCCTTCCTGTTTTTTATAGGGTATCCCGACTCTTTTCAATGCCGAGATCAGACCGTTTTCAGCACGTTCCCATTCTTTGTCGGTTCCCAAATACTTTTTCTTTGATTTCGGGTCCCGGACAGAAAGCTCGACGTCGAATTTTTCAAAACCGAATTTACGCAGGATTTTCAGACTCAATTCCAGCACTTTTACCAATTCATCTTCAATCTGTTCAGGTTGACAGAAGATATGGGCGTCGTCGATCGTAATGCCGCGTACCCTCAAAAGGCCGTGAAGTGTGCCGGAAAGCTCATTGCGGTATACCTGTCCCAGTTCAGCGAATTTTATCGGCAGTTCTTTATAGC
This genomic window contains:
- the rny gene encoding ribonuclease Y, which produces MTIGILIGIGIVIVAATLIIYFYLRFGKAKLAHASLEAAKIIEEAKKEAETYRKSSEITAKEQWYQEKLKFEKETASRRKEIEKAEKRLVEKEMVLERREHLIVDKEKELLTKEHNLQNKERIIHAKSERLDQMIKEQNEALQKIATLSKEEAKKALMKNLEAEARHEAAALINQIREEAKEKAEATAREIILQVIQRCATSHTAETTISVVPIPSDEMKGRIIGREGRNIRAFENLTGVEVIIDDTPETISLSCFDPIRREVARLAMEKLISDGRIHPTRIEEVIKDARNEINNVIKSTGEEVTLEMGIIGFVPEIIKYLGKMKYRTSYGQNLLQHSKEVANLSALLAQELGLDPMIAKRAGLLHDLGKVADGNVEGSHARAGAELARKFGENEMIVNA
- a CDS encoding cell division protein ZapA is translated as MRSNLKKNEVVVTIFGNDYRVISDDLDPERIKEVAEIVDAKMKEIHREFPLPSTTKIAVLACLNLVDDYQRRESQHKKKIAEMEERIRSLILKLDEAVP
- a CDS encoding cell division protein ZapB; the protein is MDELNKLEEKVNKLILLISELKQRVEEAEDENARLKERDKEVQEKIEGLIEKIDKLLI
- a CDS encoding phenylalanine--tRNA ligase subunit beta, giving the protein MLITVKWLEELLGKKLEVERLKRISLNLGLEVEEVTSLAPPDLRIGRIERLTPHPTLGNLTILQVKLNKRLQIVTAAKNVKKGDLVLVGPAGIKFNEQTIKEKNFKGVKSEGVLISEQELGLAESSTGVIILERGKPGALFKDFFDDLVLDMSTTPNRPDWLSVEGIAREMAVGLNINKAVRPAADRLLYASKQTNRRGSFKIEIKNLTGCPRYTARIFNNVEVKESPFWMKWRLHCMGMSHVNNIVDITNIIMLLTGQPLHPFDLDLLKGGIIIRKAKSGEEFTTLEGTKLTLTRDDLIIADDNGPIALAGIIGARCAQITENTKRVLLESAYFDPKYIAHTSRRLGLITEASIRFERGADISAVDKASLRSGELFKRYASAKEQEFLGEGEKGKAVRIKFSLDRLNKILSLALTSDQVKSLLKKIDIQVSGRGKLLARIPHYRRDLRIEEDIYEEVARVFGYMKIPETMPQRWGGRVKIDRMRMYENNVKNYLLGQGYSEAYTLSLTASSRLLKSGFDKFVTIKNPLNERFDALRPTLFFGLLDCVNYNLSKGNRSLRFFEIGNILLPEDPFQERRLGLIVGGEQYPDFWNKRGEVIDYYDAKGIVESIFKLLHIKEIQFTEVTKRGFSQAAAVQLAGKELGFVGCIESTLCKSPYYYAELHLEKILKLITETYYIPPAKYPANTRDLSFLVDIGVEVPRLIEMITEVGGPILEKVILFDYYKGKNLPADKKNLGFRLYFRSPDRTLTDSEVDAFVKRIEEKLSKKVDAKLRKKE
- a CDS encoding phenylalanine--tRNA ligase subunit alpha, which translates into the protein MEEKLNILKKKIQEALKDAADKKSLEEIRIKFLGRKGEVNRLFKEIVRLPVEKRKLYGNEINKLKKELNQELNTRLSKYTSESGKKFEMLLPGRTPPVGYAHPLSKIFSEIVTFFTNFGFSIATGPEIEYDWYNFEALNIPKDHPARDMFSSFYIKGDLLLRSHTSPVQIRVMEKQKPPIKIICPGRCYRYDPFDASHSPVFHQVEALYVDRDVSFGELKWILSEFVKFIFGPKTKYQLRPSFFPFTEPSGELAIRCAVCGGSGCSVCGYSGWLEMLGCGMVHPQVLKNVKISPKKYSGYALGMGVERVAMIKYVIDDIRAFYNNDIRFLEQF
- a CDS encoding 50S ribosomal protein L20, coding for MPRTKNVPVTRKRRKKWLKQAKGYWGARHKLYKTARVAVMKAWLSAYRERKRKKRVFRALWITRINAALRSQNMKYSQFIHALKKLNIELDRKTLAALAYEHPEQFNALVDLCRNEEQPESKK
- a CDS encoding 50S ribosomal protein L35 gives rise to the protein MAKQKTKRGWAKRVKKRKSGVITRRKAGKGHLLTSKSKKRKRRLRQAAKVSKADKKRLKGLV
- a CDS encoding translation initiation factor IF-3 yields the protein MQIKNLPRANRHIRAQRVKLISEKGEVLGEFHIKEAMRMANERKLDLVEVAPNANPPVCKIMDFGKYVYEKKRQERASRKHQHRTTGRGMRMSLKISEHDYQVKLAKIKEFLTDGDRVKVTLRLRGREMLHADLGFKVLEKVATDIEGLGKMENPIKREHNIIHVTFLPEKKRR